Proteins co-encoded in one Arachis stenosperma cultivar V10309 chromosome 7, arast.V10309.gnm1.PFL2, whole genome shotgun sequence genomic window:
- the LOC130941260 gene encoding protein phosphatase 2C 37-like — protein MAGICCGVVGDAENPATIEPTSSRPLARRSLDLLPLKYIADMAVPPPEGSRKRQKLDLSASPARECENAVESSKSNSSKLKEELNIKKESTNHEASSSSEVPTLISKEKNEVVEECPKYGVTSVCGRRRDMEDAVSVRPSFCQVQNGTNTNDQNDVPFHFFGVYDGHGCSHVATMCKERLHGIVKDEIGKSQENFEWKSAMEKSFTRMDDEVQSWSHSNQTSTCRCELQTPHCDAVGSTAVVAVVTPEKIVVSNCGDSRAVLCRNGVAIPLSSDHKPDRPDELLRVQNAGGRVIYWDGPRVLGVLAMSRAIGDNYLKPYVISEPEVTVTDRSEADECLILASDGLWDVVSNDTACGVARMCLKAQKLPSPPGSPGRDVAADGSDKACSDASILLTKLALARHSSDNVSVVVVDLRRDQRQQQS, from the exons ATGGCTGGGATTTGTTGTGGTGTTGTTGGTGACGCAGAGAATCCAGCTACAATTGAGCCAACTTCTTCACGGCCTTTAGCTCGCCGGAGTTTGGACCTCCTGCCGTTGAAATACATTGCCGATATGGCGGTTCCGCCGCCCGAGGGCAGCCGTAAGCGGCAGAAGCTGGATCTCTCTGCCTCTCCGGCGAGGGAGTGCGAGAACGCAGTTGAGAGTTCCAAATCAAACTCTAGTAAACTCAAAGAAGAGCTTAACATCAAGAAGGAATCAACAAATCACGAAGCAAGTAGCAGTTCGGAAGTACCAACGTTAATTTCTAAGGAGAAAAACGAGGTTGTTGAAGAGTGTCCCAAGTACGGAGTCACATCGGTATGTGGCAGGAGGAGGGACATGGAAGACGCAGTTTCGGTGCGTCCCTCCTTCTGCCAAGTTCAAAACGGCACAAACACAAACGATCAAAACGACGTGCCGTTTCACTTCTTCGGTGTATATGACGGTCATGGATGTTCACAT GTTGCAACTATGTGCAAGGAGAGGCTTCACGGGATTGTGAAGGATGAGATTGGAAAATCTCAAGAGAACTTTGAATGGAAATCCGCCATGGAGAAAAGCTTCACTCGCATGGACGACGAGGTTCAAAGCTGGAGCCATAGCAATCAAACCTCCACATGCAGGTGCGAGCTCCAAACACCTCACTGCGACGCCGTCGGCTCCACTGCCGTCGTCGCCGTTGTCACGCCGGAGAAAATCGTCGTCTCCAACTGCGGCGACTCTCGCGCCGTTCTCTGCCGCAACGGTGTTGCCATCCCCCTCTCCAGTGATCACAAG CCGGACCGACCGGACGAGTTGCTCCGAGTCCAAAACGCCGGTGGGCGCGTGATCTATTGGGACGGTCCAAGAGTGCTTGGGGTGCTGGCCATGTCAAGAGCCATAG GTGATAACTATTTGAAGCCTTATGTGATTTCGGAACCGGAGGTGACGGTTACGGATCGGAGTGAGGCGGATGAGTGTTTGATTCTGGCGAGTGATGGGCTTTGGGATGTTGTTTCTAACGACACGGCGTGTGGGGTGGCCAGGATGTGTCTGAAGGCGCAGAAGCTGCCGTCGCCGCCGGGGTCTCCGGGGAGGGATGTGGCGGCGGATGGATCTGACAAGGCGTGCTCCGACGCTTCGATTCTTCTGACGAAGCTGGCTTTGGCGAGGCACAGCTCCGACAATGTTAGCGTGGTGGTGGTTGATTTGAGGAGGGATCAACGTCAACAACAAAgttga